ACGTCATCGCGGGTTTGGCAGAGCTCACGCTCGAGGGACAGACCATTCGGCTACAGAAGGGGGATTCCTGGCTGGTACCCGCCAGGTCTGAGCACAGCTATCGCATCCTGGAACCTTTCACCGCGGTCGAGGCGACGGCGCCGCCGGCGCAAGTCCACGGTCGGGACGAGCCCCAGTCGTAGGAGACCCAGGATGCTCGAAGAGAAACTAAGGGAGGCGATCATCGGCGAACTGATGCGTCAGGCGGCGGATCGGCCGTATGTTCTCCGCGTGCAGAACTCCCGAGAACTCTCCGTGGTGGGCGCGATCGATCTGGACGCGCTCGTGATGGTGATTGCAGGCGCGGTCGCGGGTGGTCCCTGACTCGCTGCGTCAGCAACAGATCGGATTTCGCCGCTTCCGCTCTCGAGGAGATCGCAATGAATAGAGTGCCAATTACGCCGATGACGCAGGACCCCGGCCGCCTCAGCGATTGGGGGTCCCATGCGCAAACCGACGAGCCCTGGAAGGGTAACCCGGAGAAGGAGCAACGCTCCGGAGAGCACAAGCCCGACCTGGAAAAATGGCATGAATCGAACACGCACTGATCGGCGGGGAATGAAGGATGTCTCCATTTCACTTCAACATCGTAAGTGACGACCGCGTGATCGGCTCGACAGGCCAACCAGTCGTCGACCGCGATCAGGCCATTGCTGTTGCAAAACGCCTGGCCATCGAT
The DNA window shown above is from Bradyrhizobium sp. ISRA464 and carries:
- a CDS encoding cupin domain-containing protein; the protein is MHDSTIKKVSQATAPKGAMGQTYLVSGKRVSMRFWDNEQPQQGSPEQRDYETVGYVIAGLAELTLEGQTIRLQKGDSWLVPARSEHSYRILEPFTAVEATAPPAQVHGRDEPQS